In Serratia marcescens subsp. marcescens ATCC 13880, a single genomic region encodes these proteins:
- a CDS encoding MFS transporter: MTTQDIDARAGRAGETVAENPQQRVRWSVPIALFACVLLAFFDKISIAALFSDAEFQQALGIGFDPARLGLLMSAFLFSYGISSMLLSGIGDRLNPVKVLIGMMVVWGVLMVLMGLVRSYHAMMTLRILLGIAEGPLLPMAYAIIRQAFPPQLQARATMLWLLGTPLGAALGFPVTLYILNTFDWQATFFFMAFLTLPVMLLVLFGMRHLNVSRPAAAAKPAVSERKQHRRELLRSPHFWMICLFNIAFLTYLWGMNGWLPSYLIKGKGIHLEHAGYLSSLPFIAMLLGEVLGAWLSDKLDRRALACFLSLCGAGLGLAVVLHLQGTYSVIAAMAFSTFMWGAGAPNIFALLAKATSSKVSATAGGIFNGLGNFAGALAPVLMGALIAATGNMDNGLLFLVVMAFVGCLILLPLLRKY, translated from the coding sequence ATGACTACGCAAGACATTGACGCCCGCGCTGGACGGGCGGGGGAAACCGTTGCCGAAAATCCGCAGCAGCGGGTGCGCTGGTCGGTGCCGATCGCGCTGTTCGCCTGCGTGCTGCTGGCGTTTTTCGACAAGATCAGCATTGCGGCGCTGTTTTCCGACGCCGAGTTTCAGCAGGCATTGGGCATTGGTTTTGACCCGGCGCGGCTGGGCTTGCTGATGAGCGCGTTTCTGTTCTCCTACGGCATTTCCTCAATGTTGCTCAGCGGCATCGGCGATCGGCTTAATCCGGTCAAGGTATTGATTGGCATGATGGTGGTGTGGGGCGTGCTGATGGTGTTGATGGGGCTGGTGCGTTCCTATCACGCCATGATGACGCTGCGCATCCTGCTCGGCATCGCCGAAGGGCCGTTGCTGCCGATGGCCTACGCCATTATTCGTCAGGCTTTCCCGCCGCAGCTGCAGGCGCGCGCCACCATGCTGTGGTTGCTCGGCACGCCGCTGGGGGCCGCGCTCGGCTTCCCGGTCACCCTGTACATCCTCAATACCTTCGACTGGCAGGCCACCTTCTTCTTTATGGCGTTTCTGACGTTGCCGGTGATGTTGCTGGTGCTGTTCGGCATGCGCCACCTGAACGTCTCGCGTCCGGCGGCGGCGGCCAAACCGGCGGTGTCCGAACGCAAACAGCACCGCCGCGAGCTGCTGCGCAGTCCGCACTTTTGGATGATCTGCCTGTTCAACATCGCCTTTCTGACCTACCTGTGGGGCATGAACGGCTGGTTGCCGAGCTACCTGATCAAGGGCAAAGGCATTCATCTGGAGCATGCCGGTTACCTCTCTTCGCTGCCGTTCATCGCCATGCTGCTCGGCGAAGTGCTGGGCGCCTGGCTGTCGGACAAGCTGGATCGCCGCGCGCTGGCCTGCTTCCTGTCGCTGTGCGGCGCCGGCCTCGGTCTGGCGGTGGTGCTGCACCTGCAGGGCACCTACAGCGTGATCGCCGCCATGGCCTTCAGCACCTTTATGTGGGGCGCCGGCGCGCCGAATATTTTCGCGCTGTTGGCGAAGGCCACCAGCAGCAAGGTGAGCGCCACCGCCGGCGGCATCTTCAATGGGTTGGGCAATTTTGCCGGCGCGCTGGCGCCGGTGCTGATGGGGGCGCTGATCGCCGCCACCGGCAATATGGATAACGGCCTGCTGTTCCTGGTGGTGATGGCGTTCGTCGGCTGCCTCATTCTGCTGCCGTTACTGAGAAAGTACTGA
- a CDS encoding NAD(P)/FAD-dependent oxidoreductase — protein MNRAEQAGIVIVGGGQAGGWAAKTLRDRGYSGRLTVVSDEPYDFYERPPLSKAALLDAAAPLSRLFSEQTVAELNIDWRRPLRAESIDAEQQIVTLSDGQRLQFEQLLIATGGRPRVPGAAWAQHPRVMTLRSWDDAARLRQGLQGCRRLAIVGGGWIGLEIAASARRLGAEVTVFERQPALCMRSVGADVSQALLELHRRQGVTVLCGCGEISLEDRDGAAWIGSEVSDPQAFDLVVVGIGVELNLELARSAGLAIESGIVVDGQGRTSHPAIFAAGDVARHPTLGLCLQSWAYAQNQAISTACAMLDAFAAPYDDVAWLWSDQYDVNIQILGVPSGGVHHVVRRTPQSQVFFTLNADRQLVQMVAFNDARTIKLGKRWLASGRVLDPQQLADAEFSLMALK, from the coding sequence ATGAACCGGGCTGAACAGGCGGGCATCGTCATCGTCGGTGGCGGCCAGGCCGGCGGCTGGGCGGCCAAGACGCTGCGCGACCGCGGTTACAGCGGCCGGCTGACGGTTGTCAGCGACGAACCCTACGATTTTTACGAGCGGCCGCCGCTGTCGAAAGCGGCGTTGCTGGATGCCGCGGCTCCTCTCAGCCGGCTGTTCAGCGAACAGACGGTGGCGGAGTTGAATATCGACTGGCGCCGCCCGCTGCGCGCCGAGTCCATCGACGCCGAACAGCAAATCGTTACGCTCAGCGATGGGCAACGGCTGCAGTTCGAGCAGTTGCTGATCGCCACCGGCGGGCGGCCGCGTGTGCCGGGCGCCGCCTGGGCGCAGCACCCGCGCGTGATGACGCTGCGTTCCTGGGACGATGCGGCCCGGTTGCGGCAGGGGCTGCAGGGCTGTCGTCGCCTGGCGATCGTCGGCGGCGGTTGGATCGGGCTGGAGATCGCCGCTTCCGCGCGGCGTCTCGGCGCCGAGGTGACGGTGTTTGAACGCCAGCCTGCGCTGTGCATGCGCAGCGTCGGCGCCGATGTCTCGCAGGCGTTGCTCGAACTGCATCGCCGGCAGGGCGTCACGGTGCTGTGCGGCTGCGGCGAGATCTCGCTGGAAGATCGCGACGGCGCCGCCTGGATCGGCAGCGAAGTCAGCGATCCGCAGGCCTTCGATCTGGTGGTGGTGGGGATCGGCGTCGAGCTGAATCTCGAACTGGCGCGCAGCGCCGGGCTGGCGATCGAGTCCGGCATTGTGGTCGACGGCCAGGGGCGCACCAGCCATCCGGCGATCTTCGCCGCCGGCGACGTGGCGCGTCACCCGACGCTTGGCCTGTGCCTGCAGTCCTGGGCCTACGCGCAAAATCAGGCCATCAGCACCGCCTGCGCGATGCTCGACGCCTTCGCCGCCCCGTATGACGACGTGGCCTGGCTGTGGTCGGATCAATATGACGTCAATATCCAGATCCTCGGCGTGCCGAGCGGCGGTGTGCATCATGTGGTGCGCCGCACGCCGCAGTCGCAGGTGTTCTTCACGCTGAACGCCGATCGGCAGCTGGTGCAGATGGTGGCGTTCAACGACGCGCGCACCATCAAACTCGGCAAGCGTTGGCTGGCGAGCGGCCGGGTGCTGGATCCGCAGCAACTGGCGGATGCGGAGTTTTCTTTGATGGCGTTGAAATAA
- a CDS encoding VOC family protein, whose amino-acid sequence MSVIGIEKLEFGVEDLPTCEKFMQDFGLQPATQHWGEPQREFTTLSGARVVLHPLQSAALPAAFEGGSTLRRMTWGVASPAELARLQPRLALMPGFRQVGEELECRDPNGMTLRFVVSRQQAVEVPVTPINQWGDVRRIDQPSPVYSQAQPINIGHVVFFVDDLAATERFYRELLDFQVSDRYIDRAVFLRTQARGGHHNLFLLKLPNRPRGLNHVAFTVRDIHEVIGGGIAMNKEQWSTFIGPGRHPISSAYFWYVNSPTGGAFEYYTNDDYLTENWQPRELEHSLVSFTEWAVEGGIDHDTRRQHKKAEAL is encoded by the coding sequence ATGAGCGTAATCGGAATCGAAAAACTGGAGTTTGGCGTCGAAGATCTGCCAACCTGCGAAAAATTCATGCAAGACTTTGGCCTGCAGCCCGCCACGCAACATTGGGGCGAACCGCAGCGCGAATTCACTACCCTGAGCGGGGCGCGGGTCGTTCTGCACCCGTTGCAAAGCGCGGCGCTGCCTGCGGCGTTTGAAGGCGGTTCCACCCTGCGCCGCATGACATGGGGCGTGGCCTCGCCCGCCGAACTGGCGCGCCTGCAGCCGCGTTTGGCGTTGATGCCCGGCTTCCGTCAGGTGGGAGAAGAGTTGGAATGCCGCGATCCCAACGGCATGACGCTGCGCTTCGTCGTCAGCCGCCAGCAGGCGGTCGAGGTGCCGGTCACGCCGATCAACCAGTGGGGCGACGTGCGCCGCATCGATCAACCCAGCCCGGTCTATTCGCAGGCGCAACCTATCAACATCGGCCACGTAGTGTTCTTCGTTGACGACCTGGCGGCGACCGAGCGTTTCTATCGCGAGCTGTTGGATTTCCAGGTTTCCGATCGCTATATCGATCGCGCCGTCTTCCTGCGCACCCAGGCGCGCGGCGGCCATCATAACCTGTTCCTGCTGAAGCTGCCGAACCGCCCACGCGGCCTGAATCACGTGGCGTTCACCGTGCGCGATATCCACGAAGTGATCGGCGGCGGCATCGCCATGAACAAAGAGCAGTGGAGCACCTTTATCGGCCCCGGCCGCCACCCGATCTCCTCGGCCTATTTCTGGTACGTCAACAGCCCGACCGGCGGCGCGTTCGAGTACTACACCAACGACGATTATCTGACGGAAAACTGGCAGCCGCGCGAGCTGGAGCATTCGCTGGTCTCCTTCACCGAATGGGCGGTAGAGGGCGGCATCGATCACGACACGCGCCGCCAGCATAAAAAAGCGGAGGCGTTATGA
- a CDS encoding IclR family transcriptional regulator codes for MADEQACKYLIPGLDRGLQLLLAFGEQHKEMTFAELHRLVDMPKATAYRVVQTLEHLGFLERNPRTNTFALGIKVLRLGFEYIASLDVAQAGQPVIEQLRDRSQCSSHLAIRDGRDVIYIARVSAAGSQINQVSVGTRLPVHQTSLGRMLLTSATRSEFEQLYPDEQLPGNAPGTPADRETLWQMVQQDKARGYVIGESFFRHGISSIVYPIFNREQRVEAVVSIMVPSDEIPKADRERLRMEVRDAAEKISGFLGAPPQANVG; via the coding sequence ATGGCGGACGAGCAAGCATGTAAGTATCTGATCCCGGGGCTGGATCGCGGGTTGCAGTTGCTGCTGGCGTTTGGCGAGCAGCATAAGGAGATGACCTTCGCCGAGTTGCATCGCCTGGTCGATATGCCGAAGGCCACCGCTTATCGCGTGGTGCAGACGCTCGAACACCTGGGCTTTCTGGAGCGCAATCCGCGCACCAACACCTTTGCGCTCGGCATCAAGGTGCTGCGCCTCGGCTTCGAATATATCGCGTCGCTGGATGTGGCGCAGGCCGGCCAGCCGGTGATCGAGCAGCTGCGCGATCGCAGCCAGTGCAGCAGCCATCTGGCGATCCGCGACGGGCGCGACGTGATCTATATCGCCCGCGTCAGCGCCGCCGGTTCGCAGATCAATCAGGTCAGCGTCGGCACCCGTTTGCCGGTGCACCAAACCTCGCTCGGCCGCATGTTGTTGACCAGCGCCACCCGCAGCGAGTTCGAACAACTCTATCCGGACGAGCAGCTGCCGGGCAACGCGCCGGGCACCCCGGCGGATCGCGAAACGCTGTGGCAGATGGTGCAGCAAGACAAGGCGCGCGGCTATGTGATCGGCGAATCATTCTTCCGCCACGGCATCTCCTCGATCGTCTACCCGATCTTCAACCGTGAGCAGCGGGTCGAGGCGGTGGTCAGCATCATGGTGCCGTCCGATGAGATCCCGAAAGCGGATCGCGAGCGGCTGCGCATGGAAGTGCGCGATGCGGCGGAGAAAATTTCCGGCTTCCTCGGCGCGCCGCCGCAGGCCAACGTCGGCTAA
- a CDS encoding SDR family oxidoreductase produces the protein MNGLLNGKRIVVTGAARGLGYSFAAAIAAAGAQVVMCDILADELAASGAALREQGAQVETQTIDLASPDSIRSAFEKIAAGGGIDGLVNNAALATGVGGKTMMEYDIELWDRVMQVNVRGTWLVSQAAVPLLARNPHAKIVNVASDTALWGAPRLMAYVASKGALIAMTRSMARELGPQGICVNAIAPGLTRVEATEYVPAERHQLYEQGRALAGAQHPDDVNGTVLYLLSPLANFVTGQLLPVNGGFVFN, from the coding sequence GTGAACGGCCTGCTGAACGGTAAACGCATCGTGGTCACCGGCGCGGCGCGCGGCCTGGGCTACAGCTTCGCCGCCGCCATCGCGGCTGCCGGCGCGCAGGTGGTGATGTGCGACATTTTGGCGGATGAGCTGGCGGCGAGCGGCGCCGCGCTGCGCGAGCAGGGCGCTCAGGTGGAAACGCAGACGATCGATCTGGCGTCACCGGATTCGATCCGTTCGGCGTTCGAGAAGATCGCCGCAGGCGGCGGGATCGACGGCCTGGTGAACAACGCGGCGCTGGCGACCGGCGTCGGCGGCAAAACCATGATGGAATACGATATCGAACTGTGGGATCGGGTGATGCAGGTCAACGTGCGCGGCACCTGGCTGGTGAGCCAGGCGGCGGTGCCGCTGCTGGCGCGCAACCCGCACGCCAAGATCGTCAACGTGGCGTCGGACACCGCGCTGTGGGGCGCGCCGCGCCTGATGGCCTATGTTGCCAGTAAAGGCGCGCTGATCGCGATGACCCGATCGATGGCGCGTGAACTGGGTCCGCAGGGGATCTGCGTCAACGCCATCGCGCCGGGCCTGACGCGGGTGGAAGCTACCGAGTATGTCCCCGCCGAACGCCACCAGCTGTACGAGCAGGGGCGCGCGCTGGCCGGGGCGCAGCACCCGGACGATGTGAACGGTACGGTGCTTTATCTGCTGTCGCCGCTGGCGAATTTCGTCACCGGTCAACTGCTGCCGGTCAACGGCGGCTTCGTATTCAACTGA